A stretch of Aureispira sp. CCB-E DNA encodes these proteins:
- the rsfS gene encoding ribosome silencing factor, which yields MSNKNIAFQQDAQDTRALTTLIIDAIQDNKGKEIALFDMRELEEASSDFFILCNGNSKTQILGIIKNIERRVYEEFGIRPDHSEGQEANWMLLDYFSVVIHVFSSEKRAFYNLDDLWSDAKVTKYDNQD from the coding sequence TTGAGCAACAAAAATATTGCCTTCCAACAAGATGCACAAGATACTCGTGCTTTGACAACTCTTATTATTGATGCTATTCAAGATAACAAAGGGAAAGAAATTGCTTTGTTTGATATGCGTGAATTAGAAGAAGCTAGTAGTGATTTTTTCATTCTTTGCAATGGAAATTCAAAAACACAAATTTTAGGTATCATCAAAAACATTGAGCGACGAGTTTATGAAGAATTTGGAATTCGACCTGATCACTCAGAAGGACAAGAAGCCAATTGGATGTTACTAGATTATTTTTCGGTAGTTATACATGTTTTTTCAAGTGAAAAAAGAGCTTTTTATAACTTAGATGACTTGTGGAGTGATGCTAAAGTAACTAAATACGATAATCAAGATTAA
- a CDS encoding biotin--[acetyl-CoA-carboxylase] ligase, producing the protein MKPVSSNSLFIGKVANYLASVDSTNIFANTLLAKSTPIEGTVIYTDNQYAGRGQIGSKWESAKGENITLSVILYPKFLPIQSQFKLNQVVALAVYDLLKNYIVPLDELSVKWPNDIYINDKKIGGILIENKLKGHVLASTIIGVGLNINQTYFSPELPNPTSLFLETNIRQDTYQLIGLFCEYLEQRYLQLKAEQHDLLNQDYLQTLYAYQEWRTYQDAKTKATFQGKIVGISPEGRLQIQTNQQIVAYSFKEVVFM; encoded by the coding sequence ATGAAACCTGTATCTTCTAACAGCCTTTTCATTGGAAAAGTTGCAAATTATCTTGCAAGTGTAGATTCTACCAATATTTTTGCTAATACTCTACTGGCAAAAAGCACTCCAATCGAAGGAACTGTCATTTATACCGATAACCAGTATGCAGGAAGAGGACAGATTGGCAGTAAATGGGAAAGTGCCAAAGGTGAGAATATCACCTTGTCGGTTATTTTGTATCCAAAATTTTTGCCCATCCAATCCCAATTTAAGCTAAACCAAGTTGTTGCGCTTGCCGTCTATGATTTGCTCAAAAATTATATTGTTCCTCTTGATGAATTGTCTGTCAAATGGCCCAACGATATTTATATCAATGACAAAAAAATAGGAGGGATATTAATAGAAAATAAACTAAAAGGGCATGTATTGGCAAGTACAATAATTGGTGTGGGGTTAAATATCAATCAAACGTATTTTTCGCCAGAGTTACCCAATCCTACTTCTTTGTTCTTAGAAACAAACATTCGTCAAGATACTTATCAACTGATAGGTCTATTCTGTGAATATTTAGAACAACGCTATTTGCAATTAAAAGCAGAACAGCACGATCTTTTAAATCAAGATTATTTGCAAACATTGTACGCTTATCAAGAATGGCGTACTTATCAAGATGCTAAAACAAAGGCTACTTTTCAAGGAAAAATCGTAGGCATATCTCCCGAAGGTCGACTACAAATCCAAACAAATCAGCAGATTGTGGCGTATTCTTTTAAAGAAGTTGTTTTTATGTAA
- a CDS encoding CapA family protein: MLRLLAFALLIVYTISCSLGSEIAETPIDQEPQPLQLESVDTVLIPKEDTITIAAVGDIMMGTDYPNTRTLPPKDGATLFKDVQQYLEPFDLTFGNLEGVIGRGGVAKSCNQPQYCYTFRMPAHYTNHLKKAGFDVVSIANNHANDFGAGGRKASAAVLDTSGLFYAGSENKPYTIFEKDSIKYGFLATAPNSGCFSMKKYKEAAEIVQMLDSLCDIVIVSFHAGAEGAGAIHTPRKDEIFLGYNRGNVYKFAHGCIDAGADILLGHGPHVTRAVEVYKNRFITYSMGNFCTYEKFSLKGPKGVGPILHIQVNKEGKFLGGKVIPTKQLGEGIPVYDEAQQAWKQLIDLSLEDFPESPVEFSLEEGSILPITLEATPTAIDSIAIDNSSQNKSEH, encoded by the coding sequence ATGCTTCGTTTACTTGCTTTTGCTTTACTTATTGTTTATACAATTAGCTGTTCTTTGGGAAGTGAAATTGCAGAAACTCCAATCGATCAAGAACCTCAACCCCTTCAGTTAGAAAGTGTCGATACTGTTCTCATCCCAAAAGAAGACACTATTACGATTGCTGCGGTTGGTGATATTATGATGGGAACAGATTATCCCAACACTAGAACCCTCCCTCCCAAAGATGGCGCCACCTTATTTAAGGATGTTCAACAATATTTGGAACCTTTTGATCTAACATTTGGAAATTTAGAAGGAGTTATTGGGCGTGGCGGTGTTGCTAAATCTTGTAATCAACCACAATATTGTTATACCTTCCGAATGCCAGCCCACTATACCAACCATCTAAAAAAAGCAGGCTTTGATGTTGTTAGTATTGCCAATAATCATGCTAATGACTTTGGTGCAGGTGGGAGAAAAGCTAGTGCAGCAGTCTTAGACACATCTGGTCTTTTTTATGCAGGTTCCGAAAACAAACCGTACACTATTTTTGAAAAAGACAGCATCAAATATGGATTTTTGGCTACAGCACCTAACAGTGGGTGTTTTAGTATGAAAAAGTACAAAGAAGCGGCTGAAATTGTGCAGATGCTAGATAGTCTTTGTGACATTGTCATTGTTTCTTTTCATGCTGGGGCGGAAGGTGCTGGTGCCATACATACGCCTCGCAAAGATGAGATTTTCTTGGGTTACAATCGTGGTAATGTCTATAAATTTGCTCATGGTTGCATTGATGCAGGAGCAGATATTTTACTAGGACACGGTCCCCATGTAACTCGTGCAGTGGAAGTGTACAAAAATCGTTTTATAACTTACAGTATGGGTAATTTTTGTACCTACGAAAAATTTAGCTTAAAAGGTCCCAAGGGTGTTGGTCCAATTTTACATATACAAGTCAATAAAGAAGGAAAGTTTCTTGGTGGAAAAGTTATTCCAACCAAACAATTGGGAGAAGGGATTCCTGTATATGACGAGGCGCAACAAGCTTGGAAACAACTCATTGATTTGTCGTTAGAAGATTTTCCAGAATCACCAGTAGAATTTTCTTTAGAAGAAGGAAGTATTCTTCCGATTACATTAGAAGCAACTCCTACCGCTATCGATAGCATTGCCATAGATAATAGTAGTCAAAATAAATCCGAACATTAG
- a CDS encoding (deoxy)nucleoside triphosphate pyrophosphohydrolase produces MKNRMRVTCGVIEKSGKYLIVQRGEDTSHALKWEFPGGKIDPGETEAECMARELKEELDIEVMVKEQLVSIEREETNMIIELIPFRCTIVGGEITLLEHLQLAWIDIREPIEYDLCIGDYGIVDQLKAQISI; encoded by the coding sequence ATGAAAAACCGAATGAGAGTCACTTGTGGCGTTATAGAGAAATCTGGAAAATACCTTATTGTACAACGAGGAGAAGATACTAGTCATGCTTTGAAGTGGGAATTTCCTGGCGGAAAAATTGACCCTGGAGAGACAGAAGCAGAATGTATGGCACGAGAGTTAAAAGAAGAATTGGACATAGAGGTGATGGTAAAAGAGCAGTTGGTATCTATAGAAAGAGAGGAAACCAATATGATTATTGAGCTGATTCCTTTTCGATGCACGATTGTAGGAGGAGAAATTACATTGTTAGAACATCTTCAGTTGGCATGGATTGATATTCGAGAACCTATCGAGTACGATTTGTGTATTGGCGATTATGGAATTGTAGATCAACTAAAAGCACAAATAAGTATCTAA
- the trxB gene encoding thioredoxin-disulfide reductase — protein sequence MARKETCVIIGSGPAGYTAAIYAARANMKPVLFTGSEPGGQLMITNDVENFPGYPKGIMGPEMMEDLKQQAMRFDTEVNVGVMIEKVDFSGPVHKLWTDGGEEIHADSVIIATGASARYLGLESEKKYMNKGVSACAVCDGFFYKGKEVCIVGGGDSACEEASYLSKLCPKVHMFVRRDELRASKIMQERVLNNDKIQIYWNTEVDEVLGDEEGVTGVRVVNNKTNEKQEISLWGFFVAIGHVPNTKIFEGWLEMDNTGYLLTKAGSTHTNIDGVFASGDAQDKDYRQAVTAAGTGCMAALDAERYLAAKGLI from the coding sequence ATGGCTAGAAAAGAGACGTGCGTCATCATTGGGTCAGGACCTGCTGGATATACAGCAGCAATTTACGCAGCTAGAGCAAATATGAAACCTGTTTTGTTTACAGGAAGTGAACCTGGAGGACAATTAATGATTACCAACGATGTAGAAAATTTTCCTGGTTACCCCAAAGGCATCATGGGCCCAGAAATGATGGAGGATTTGAAGCAACAAGCAATGCGTTTTGATACAGAGGTGAATGTTGGCGTTATGATAGAAAAAGTGGATTTCTCAGGTCCCGTACACAAACTTTGGACTGATGGTGGTGAAGAAATTCATGCAGATTCTGTTATTATTGCGACAGGGGCTTCTGCTAGGTACTTGGGCTTGGAGTCTGAGAAAAAATATATGAATAAAGGGGTTTCTGCTTGTGCCGTTTGTGATGGTTTTTTCTATAAAGGAAAAGAAGTTTGTATCGTAGGTGGTGGAGATAGTGCTTGTGAAGAAGCAAGTTATTTGTCTAAGTTATGCCCAAAGGTACACATGTTTGTTCGTAGAGATGAGTTGCGTGCTTCCAAAATTATGCAAGAGCGTGTTCTTAATAACGATAAAATTCAAATCTATTGGAATACAGAAGTAGATGAAGTTTTGGGCGATGAGGAAGGTGTAACTGGTGTTCGTGTGGTTAATAATAAAACGAACGAAAAGCAAGAAATTAGCTTATGGGGATTTTTTGTAGCAATCGGGCACGTGCCGAATACGAAAATTTTTGAAGGTTGGTTAGAAATGGACAATACTGGATATTTGTTGACCAAAGCAGGTAGTACACATACCAACATAGATGGTGTATTTGCAAGTGGTGATGCTCAAGATAAAGATTATCGTCAAGCAGTGACTGCTGCAGGAACAGGTTGTATGGCTGCTTTAGATGCAGAGCGTTATTTAGCGGCAAAGGGATTGATATAA
- a CDS encoding acyl-CoA carboxylase subunit beta produces MQDKFEKLANKVAEAKLGGGEKRIEKQHEKGKLTARERIHFLLDEGSFEEIGMLVTHRCVDFGMEKQKYYGDGVVTGYGTVNGRLIYVFAQDFTVFGGSLSETHAEKICKLMDMALRNGAPIIGLNDSGGARIQEGVQSLGGYADIFYRNTRASGVIPQISAIMGPCAGGAVYSPAITDFIYMVENTSYMFITGPNVVKTVTNEDVTSEELGGAMTHATKSGVTHFTAANDIDCINQLKKLLSYIPQNCEEETPRLAYTPSDETRTALDTILPDSANVPYDMRSVIHEIVDGDSFYEVNKDYAENIIVGFARLGGRSIGVVANNPMILAGCLDVDCSRKGGRFVRFCDSFNIPLLVLEDVPGFLPGTDQEWNGIITNGAKLLYAFCEATVPRITVITRKAYGGAYDVMNSKHIGADMNYAWPSAEIAVMGAKGASEIIFRNEIKNAADPEAKLAEKEAEYADKFADPYRAAFRGFVDEVIEPNQTRQKLIRAFKMLENKVDQLPRKKHGNLPL; encoded by the coding sequence ATGCAAGATAAGTTTGAGAAACTAGCTAATAAAGTAGCCGAAGCCAAATTAGGTGGTGGCGAAAAAAGAATAGAAAAACAACATGAAAAAGGGAAGTTGACCGCTAGAGAGCGTATTCACTTCTTGTTAGATGAAGGTTCTTTTGAAGAAATTGGTATGCTAGTTACCCATCGTTGTGTCGATTTTGGAATGGAAAAACAAAAATATTATGGCGATGGTGTAGTAACAGGATACGGGACTGTAAATGGTCGATTGATTTATGTATTTGCACAAGACTTTACTGTTTTTGGAGGATCATTGTCCGAAACCCATGCAGAAAAAATATGCAAATTAATGGACATGGCCTTGCGTAATGGAGCGCCAATAATTGGCTTGAATGACTCTGGCGGAGCTCGTATTCAAGAAGGTGTTCAGTCTCTTGGAGGCTATGCTGATATTTTTTATAGAAATACAAGAGCATCGGGTGTTATTCCTCAAATTTCAGCCATCATGGGACCTTGTGCTGGTGGTGCTGTTTATTCTCCTGCCATTACAGATTTTATTTATATGGTAGAGAACACCTCTTATATGTTTATTACAGGTCCTAATGTTGTTAAGACTGTAACAAATGAAGATGTTACTTCTGAAGAGTTAGGAGGAGCCATGACTCATGCTACAAAATCTGGAGTGACCCATTTTACAGCTGCCAATGATATTGACTGCATCAATCAATTAAAAAAATTGCTTTCTTATATTCCTCAAAACTGTGAAGAGGAAACGCCTCGCTTAGCCTACACGCCTAGTGATGAAACGCGTACAGCCCTAGATACGATTCTTCCTGATAGTGCCAACGTACCTTATGATATGCGTTCAGTCATTCACGAAATTGTAGATGGAGATTCCTTTTACGAGGTTAATAAAGACTATGCCGAAAATATTATTGTTGGTTTCGCTCGCTTAGGAGGTCGATCAATTGGAGTTGTTGCCAACAATCCAATGATTTTAGCAGGTTGTTTGGATGTAGATTGCTCTAGAAAAGGCGGACGTTTTGTCCGTTTCTGTGATAGCTTTAACATTCCTCTATTAGTTTTGGAAGATGTTCCTGGTTTCTTGCCTGGTACCGACCAAGAATGGAATGGCATTATTACGAATGGAGCCAAGTTATTGTATGCATTCTGTGAAGCGACTGTTCCAAGAATTACGGTTATCACAAGAAAAGCGTATGGGGGTGCTTATGACGTAATGAACTCTAAACACATTGGAGCAGACATGAATTATGCTTGGCCTTCTGCGGAAATTGCCGTGATGGGAGCCAAAGGAGCTAGTGAAATTATTTTCAGAAATGAGATTAAAAATGCTGCCGATCCTGAGGCTAAACTAGCAGAAAAAGAAGCTGAATATGCAGACAAATTTGCAGATCCTTATCGCGCTGCTTTCCGTGGCTTTGTGGATGAGGTAATCGAGCCCAACCAAACTAGACAAAAATTAATTCGAGCCTTCAAGATGTTAGAAAACAAAGTGGATCAATTGCCTCGTAAAAAACATGGTAATTTGCCTTTGTAA
- a CDS encoding leucine-rich repeat domain-containing protein — protein MKVIGIICLLFVSTTIWAQYENKEQGSRIFYNLEEALQTPKKVFKLYLEHDNLEELPERIVELTELRELQLGGNPDLNWEFTFRLLGQLPQLEKLSLSENKIKNLPAAVVKLQALKTLILVDNPDLEWQQVFNYLGQLPQLETLDIGNNKIKDLPPNVKKLLAIKKLFLWNNQMINLPPTIGSLTTLEELDLSNNQLRRLTSTINQLKNLQRLYLWNNHLTELPDELGKLKNLEMLNLGGNNLTTLPTTIYQLRKLKNLGLAYNDLLYFPKKFSKLKNLRSLDLEGNPNLNWVSVFAKPEQLKELAVLNLINNQLIDLPLNIDRLPNLQVLDIKQNPDINWRSAFIQLAAVESLQQLDISNNNIQDLPSEITSIKNLKYLHLGSNPSLKWKEAFYSISKLKSLETLILSSNELKELAREINQLTNLKELELGNNPALDLDDLFETLSSMHNLETLSLIDNKISQVSLSIGKLKHLKVLHFWMNEIHLNSSEHKSIQSLLPKTSIIYMPRYLSTVR, from the coding sequence ATGAAAGTTATAGGTATCATTTGCCTGCTTTTTGTTAGCACTACTATATGGGCTCAATATGAAAATAAAGAGCAAGGTTCTAGGATTTTTTACAACCTAGAAGAAGCGCTGCAAACACCTAAAAAGGTGTTCAAATTATATTTGGAGCATGATAACTTAGAGGAATTACCTGAAAGAATTGTTGAGTTAACAGAGTTGAGAGAATTACAACTTGGGGGCAATCCAGATCTAAATTGGGAATTTACGTTTCGTTTGTTAGGACAGTTGCCTCAATTAGAGAAGTTAAGTCTTAGCGAAAATAAAATCAAGAACCTCCCTGCTGCTGTTGTTAAACTTCAAGCATTAAAGACGCTTATTCTGGTCGATAATCCAGATTTAGAGTGGCAGCAAGTTTTTAATTACTTGGGACAGTTGCCTCAATTAGAAACATTGGATATTGGTAATAATAAGATCAAAGATTTGCCCCCCAATGTCAAAAAATTGCTTGCTATAAAGAAGTTGTTTTTATGGAATAATCAAATGATTAATTTACCTCCAACGATTGGAAGTTTAACAACCTTAGAAGAACTAGATTTATCCAACAATCAACTAAGACGTTTAACTTCTACCATCAATCAATTGAAAAACCTTCAGCGACTTTATCTTTGGAACAATCATTTGACAGAGCTTCCAGATGAATTAGGAAAGCTGAAAAACTTAGAAATGTTGAATTTGGGTGGGAATAATTTGACAACTCTACCAACAACTATATACCAACTAAGAAAACTGAAAAACCTAGGGTTAGCATACAATGATTTGCTATATTTTCCTAAAAAATTCTCCAAATTAAAAAACTTGCGAAGTTTAGATTTGGAAGGAAATCCGAACTTAAATTGGGTATCTGTTTTTGCTAAGCCTGAGCAGCTAAAAGAATTGGCGGTATTAAATTTAATTAATAACCAACTGATTGATCTACCCCTCAATATAGATCGTTTGCCTAATCTACAAGTGCTTGATATAAAACAGAATCCAGATATTAACTGGCGTTCAGCCTTTATACAATTGGCTGCTGTAGAGAGTTTACAGCAATTGGATATTTCTAATAATAACATACAGGATTTGCCGTCAGAAATTACTTCTATCAAAAATTTAAAATACTTGCATTTGGGGTCCAATCCAAGCTTGAAGTGGAAGGAAGCTTTTTATAGTATTTCCAAGCTTAAAAGCTTAGAGACTCTAATTTTGAGTAGCAACGAATTAAAAGAATTGGCAAGAGAAATCAACCAACTAACCAATTTAAAAGAGCTTGAATTGGGAAATAACCCTGCTTTAGATTTAGACGATTTGTTTGAAACGCTTTCATCCATGCATAATCTAGAAACACTTAGTTTGATAGACAACAAAATTTCTCAAGTTTCTTTATCTATTGGAAAATTAAAACATTTAAAAGTACTCCATTTTTGGATGAATGAGATTCATTTAAATTCATCGGAGCATAAGAGTATACAAAGCTTGTTGCCTAAAACAAGCATTATTTATATGCCTCGATATTTATCAACTGTGCGCTAA
- a CDS encoding HD domain-containing protein, with the protein MWNQDIYLQTLLFAGHAHRKQKVPASEMSYVVHITNVAMEVANALVQHPSDDWDGTFAIQCALLHDTIEDTEVEYEDLVAEFGSQIAAGVLALTKNQKLPKEVQMADSLARIVAQGKEVRIVKMADRINNLQKPPKHWDAAKMKRYQKEAVLILEQLGGIHPYIEARLKQKIDDYKQYFE; encoded by the coding sequence ATGTGGAATCAAGATATTTATCTTCAAACATTGTTATTTGCAGGGCATGCACACCGAAAGCAAAAAGTACCTGCCTCTGAAATGTCTTATGTAGTGCACATCACGAATGTAGCCATGGAAGTAGCCAATGCATTGGTTCAACATCCGAGTGACGATTGGGATGGAACTTTTGCCATACAGTGTGCGTTATTGCATGATACTATTGAAGATACCGAAGTAGAATACGAAGATTTAGTAGCAGAGTTTGGTTCTCAAATTGCGGCAGGTGTTTTGGCCTTAACCAAAAATCAGAAATTACCAAAAGAGGTTCAAATGGCAGATAGTTTGGCTCGAATTGTAGCACAAGGAAAAGAAGTTCGAATCGTTAAAATGGCAGACCGAATCAATAATTTGCAAAAACCTCCCAAGCATTGGGATGCTGCCAAAATGAAACGTTACCAGAAAGAAGCAGTGTTGATTTTAGAGCAGCTGGGAGGCATACACCCTTATATTGAAGCTCGTTTAAAACAAAAAATTGACGACTATAAACAATATTTTGAATAA
- a CDS encoding NAD-dependent deacylase, whose product MKKKKIVVLTGAGISAESGIQTFRDADGLWEGHDVMEVASPQGWNKNQELVLNFYNQRRAQLHTVKPNEAHKALAELEQKYEVCIITQNVDDLHERGGSSRVVHLHGELKKVRSTLDENLVYDWEKDVRLGDKCDKGGQLRPHIVWFGEAVPLIEVATQICGIADIFIIVGTSMQVYPAAGLVNFVDDEVPKYFIDPNPAAVNVPNLRVIADKASTGVRNLVNELMQ is encoded by the coding sequence ATGAAAAAGAAAAAAATAGTGGTTCTGACAGGAGCAGGAATTAGTGCTGAAAGTGGTATCCAAACCTTTAGAGATGCAGATGGTTTGTGGGAAGGACACGATGTAATGGAAGTGGCATCTCCACAAGGATGGAACAAAAACCAAGAGTTGGTATTAAATTTTTACAATCAACGCCGTGCGCAGTTGCATACTGTGAAACCGAATGAGGCGCACAAGGCTTTGGCAGAGTTAGAGCAAAAATATGAGGTGTGTATTATTACACAAAATGTTGATGATTTACACGAACGTGGTGGTTCTTCTAGAGTGGTGCATCTGCATGGAGAACTCAAAAAAGTACGCAGTACTTTAGACGAAAACTTGGTGTATGATTGGGAAAAGGATGTACGCTTAGGCGATAAATGCGATAAAGGAGGGCAATTAAGACCACACATTGTATGGTTTGGTGAAGCTGTACCTTTAATCGAGGTAGCTACTCAAATTTGTGGGATTGCAGATATTTTTATCATTGTTGGCACATCCATGCAAGTTTATCCCGCTGCTGGTTTGGTGAATTTTGTAGACGATGAGGTGCCAAAGTATTTTATTGATCCCAATCCTGCTGCTGTCAATGTGCCTAATTTAAGAGTCATTGCAGATAAAGCATCTACTGGAGTACGAAATTTGGTGAATGAATTGATGCAGTAA
- a CDS encoding NUDIX hydrolase, producing the protein MKENETKNPWTTLERTEIYENPWIKVTEHQVLNPAGNEGIYGLVHFKNIAIGIVPLDEDRNTWLVGQYRYALGRYSWEIPEGGCLIGKETKLEAAQRELKEETGLEAKEWTEIMEMHLSNSVTDEVGYVFVAKNLTKGIAQPEDTEELKLKKIPFETALEMCMRGEITDSLTLLALFKTKLLMEQGVL; encoded by the coding sequence ATGAAAGAAAATGAGACAAAAAATCCTTGGACAACGCTGGAACGTACAGAGATTTACGAAAACCCTTGGATCAAAGTAACCGAGCATCAAGTACTTAATCCTGCTGGAAATGAGGGGATTTATGGTTTGGTACATTTTAAGAATATTGCGATTGGAATTGTTCCTTTAGATGAAGATCGCAATACTTGGTTGGTAGGGCAGTATCGCTATGCTCTAGGGCGTTATAGTTGGGAAATTCCCGAAGGGGGCTGCCTGATTGGCAAAGAAACCAAATTAGAAGCTGCACAACGAGAGTTAAAAGAGGAAACAGGATTGGAAGCAAAAGAGTGGACTGAAATCATGGAAATGCATCTTTCAAATTCTGTAACGGATGAAGTAGGGTATGTTTTTGTTGCTAAAAACTTGACCAAAGGAATTGCTCAGCCAGAAGACACCGAAGAATTGAAGTTAAAAAAAATACCGTTTGAAACAGCATTGGAAATGTGTATGCGTGGAGAAATTACAGATAGCTTGACGTTGTTGGCACTGTTTAAAACCAAACTGTTAATGGAGCAGGGGGTGTTGTAA
- a CDS encoding ABC transporter ATP-binding protein, producing MIQVEQLSKQYKLTKKQQQELQAKTNSIYAVNDISFVCQPGRVFSLLGPNGAGKTTTLRMIATILKPSKGDVLVSGHSVVHESEAVRRKIGFLTGSTNLYDRLTPEEIVRYFADLYGMSKSDFKTRKEELFEQLGINDFLKKRIGQLSTGMKQKVSIARSMIHNPDVVIFDEPTSGLDVITANNIIELIRNCKKEGKTVIFSSHIMSEVDLLCDDLAIINKGQLIYSNTMEAYRQLSANQSLTETFIQLVQQNQAQ from the coding sequence ATGATACAAGTTGAACAGCTTAGTAAACAATATAAATTGACCAAGAAGCAGCAACAAGAACTGCAAGCAAAAACCAATTCGATATATGCCGTTAATGACATCAGTTTTGTGTGTCAACCTGGACGTGTATTCTCTTTGTTGGGACCGAATGGGGCAGGTAAAACGACTACTTTGAGAATGATTGCGACAATTTTGAAGCCTTCCAAAGGAGATGTTCTAGTTAGTGGTCATAGTGTGGTGCATGAATCGGAAGCCGTGCGCCGAAAGATTGGTTTTTTGACAGGTTCTACTAATTTGTACGACCGTTTGACACCCGAAGAGATTGTTCGATATTTTGCCGATTTATATGGAATGTCTAAATCAGACTTTAAAACTCGAAAAGAGGAGCTATTCGAGCAGTTAGGGATTAATGATTTTTTGAAAAAACGGATTGGGCAATTGTCTACTGGTATGAAGCAAAAAGTTTCTATTGCAAGAAGTATGATTCACAATCCTGATGTTGTTATTTTTGATGAACCTACTTCGGGTTTGGATGTTATCACGGCTAATAATATTATTGAGTTGATTCGAAATTGTAAGAAGGAAGGAAAAACGGTAATTTTTTCATCGCATATTATGAGTGAGGTAGACTTGCTTTGCGATGATTTGGCAATTATCAATAAGGGGCAATTAATTTATAGTAATACCATGGAAGCTTATCGCCAACTTTCCGCCAACCAGTCGCTTACAGAGACATTTATTCAATTAGTTCAACAAAATCAAGCTCAATAG
- a CDS encoding ABC transporter permease yields MHTIITVIKKELKDTLRDKKTLFSAIILPALAIPLLLMGVSSLQKDLIKKEKAKELKVVLMNAPEAVAQQFEDESINLLISADLEHAKDSVASEVFDAVLVFDPSFKEQIDSLETGVVEFYYKSTNIMVQRRIEEKLNAYKAVVLDERMERLNISAAVLQPIKIETVNVASVKEQVGETIGGLIPYIFILFCFMGCMYPALDLITGEKERGTIETLLTVPASRFSILIGKTITIALVGVVAAVMTIGGMVAALNLGTGIPAGLMTSIGDMLNLKFIFMLFAMLLPLSFFFAGVLSAMVVRTSSFKEAQSYVTPMTFVVIVPAMVAMMPGVELNWQMAFIPILNVALATKEIIGGTMDLGLFAIIVLSLIAFATLAVFVSYQQFSQEKNVLK; encoded by the coding sequence ATGCATACAATTATAACCGTTATAAAGAAAGAATTAAAAGATACCTTACGAGATAAGAAAACATTATTTTCTGCTATTATTCTCCCTGCTTTAGCCATACCTTTGTTGTTGATGGGGGTATCCTCACTACAAAAAGATCTAATTAAGAAAGAAAAGGCTAAGGAACTAAAGGTGGTTTTGATGAATGCCCCTGAAGCTGTTGCGCAGCAATTTGAGGATGAATCAATCAATCTATTAATTAGCGCTGATTTGGAGCATGCAAAAGATTCGGTAGCCAGTGAAGTGTTTGATGCTGTCCTCGTTTTTGATCCTAGTTTTAAAGAACAAATAGATAGTCTCGAAACAGGAGTTGTAGAGTTTTATTACAAATCAACCAATATAATGGTGCAGCGTAGAATTGAGGAGAAACTGAATGCGTACAAAGCCGTTGTCTTGGATGAAAGAATGGAGCGTTTAAATATTTCTGCTGCTGTCTTGCAACCTATAAAAATAGAAACAGTCAATGTAGCCTCGGTCAAAGAACAGGTTGGGGAAACTATTGGAGGATTGATTCCTTATATTTTCATTCTATTCTGTTTTATGGGATGTATGTACCCCGCACTGGATTTGATTACAGGAGAAAAAGAACGTGGAACAATCGAAACATTATTAACTGTTCCTGCTTCACGGTTTAGTATTTTAATCGGAAAAACAATTACCATTGCTCTGGTTGGTGTTGTTGCTGCTGTGATGACTATAGGGGGAATGGTGGCTGCTTTAAATTTAGGAACAGGAATTCCCGCAGGATTGATGACATCAATAGGGGATATGTTGAACCTAAAATTTATATTCATGCTTTTTGCCATGTTATTGCCTTTGAGTTTCTTTTTTGCGGGTGTTTTGTCTGCTATGGTTGTACGAACAAGCTCTTTCAAGGAAGCTCAAAGTTATGTAACACCAATGACTTTTGTTGTTATTGTACCTGCTATGGTGGCAATGATGCCTGGCGTGGAATTAAATTGGCAAATGGCATTTATTCCTATCCTAAATGTTGCATTGGCTACCAAAGAAATTATTGGAGGAACAATGGATTTAGGATTATTTGCTATTATTGTTCTTTCGTTGATTGCTTTTGCAACCTTGGCTGTGTTTGTAAGTTATCAGCAGTTTTCGC